The Changchengzhania lutea genomic sequence CACATCTAACCAGTCCAGAACCGTTGTCGATGGTGATTTACCAGTAGGAGTATATTTCTATATTTTCAACTTCAACGATGCTGAGAATAAACCGGAACAAGGACGCTTATACTTAAGTAGATAGTTTTCAATAAAGCAAAATTTAAGAAACAATGAAATGAGCCATGGTAGTTTTTTAAAATTAATTAAAGGATTTTTGGCGAATTACATCTGACAGATGAAAAATAAATAAATAAGAACAGATGAAACATTTAAATATATATCATAGAATAGTTGCTTTGTTAGGTTTGACGCTTCTGTCATTTCAAGGCTTCTCACAGCAAGACCCTCAGTTTACACAATATATGTACAACATGAGTATAATCAATCCTGCCTACGCTACAGCAGAAGAAGGCATTTTAAATTTAGGAGGTTTTTATAGAACCCAATGGGTTGGTTTAGAAGGCGCACCCAAAACAGGAAGCTTTTTTGCCCACACGCCCATTAATGAAAAGATAGAATTGGGATTGTCATTCACAAATGACAATATTGGTGATGTGGTCAACGAAAATAATATCTATGCAGATTTCGCATATGTTTTACCGGTAGGTCTTGAGAGTAATATCTCTTTTGGCTTAAAAGCGGGCTTTACATTTTTTGACACCAACTTTAATGGTTTTGTATTGCAATCTGGGAATACCAGTACAGATGTTGCTTTTAACGAAAACATTACCAAAACGTTCCCCAACTTAGGCATAGGTGCATTCTTTTTTACCGACACCTATTATTTAGGGCTATCGGCACCAAACATGCTTTCAACAAAACATATTGAAAGTGAAAACGGTATTAAGGCGACAGGAGTCCAAAATGTACACTATTTTTTTACAGGAGGTTATGTTTTCGATATCAATGAAAATATAAAGTTAAAGCCTGCCTTCATGGGAAAATCGGTTAAAGGCGCTCCCTTGGCATTAGATCTTACCGCAAATGTGTTAATTAACGAAAAACTAGAAGCTGGTTTAGGATACCGAATAGGAGATGCGTTAAGCGCTTTGGTCAATTTTAAGATCACGCCAGAATTAAGGATTGGCTATGCCTATGATTATACCACAAGTAATTTAGGTGACTTTAATTCAGGATCACATGAAATATTTATTTTATTTGATGTGGACTTGTTCGGATTTAAAGGAGGGTACGATCGTTCACCAAGATTCTTCTAAACTTAAAATGACTACAATTGTGAAATATCCATTACCAAATGTTCAATACCAAAGAACATATATTCTATGGATGTTACATGTGACAGTTTAAAAACAATAAAATTTACCACATGAAAAAACATATATACATATTGGCGAGCCTTTTAATGGTTAGTGGGATTGCCTTGGCACAAAAAGGAAATTTAAAACGGGTGAATAAGCTTTTCGAAATGAGAGCCTATACCGAAGCCGCTGAAACTTATGAAACTAAAGAACGTACCCAAGAAGTACTTCAGAATTTGGCAGATTCATACTATTTTAATGTCAGCTTGCAAAAGGCTATAAAAACATACCGTGAGTTATTTGTAACTTATGGCGATTCCATAGATATAGAGTATCACTTTAGATTTGCACAGGCTTTAAAGGGCGTAAAAAACTATAAGGAAGCAGATAAACACTTAAGCATGTATTACAACAGAAAAGTAAATACCGATGCGTTTATGGAACATTTAGAAAAAACAACACCACATACATTCACGTTGGAGCAATTGCAAAACGAAGGCTCGAATAGTGACTTCGGTTTAACTTTTTATGGGGATGATAAAGTGGCTTTTGCATCTGCAAGAAATACGGATAATCCATCTTATTCGTGGAATGAATTGCCCTATTTAGATTTGTATAATGCTACAATGACTAATGAAGGGATGCTTAAAAATATTCAACCATTTTCTGATGCCATTAATACCGATTCGCACGAAAGCAATGCGGTATTTAGTAAAGATGGTAAAACCATGTATTTTAATAGAACCAATTCAACCCGTAAAAAAACAGATGAACAACGCATTGCGCACATTAAAATATACAAGGCAGAACTTATAGATAGTGTATGGACCAATGTTACGGCATTACCCTTTACATCCAATGCATACAGCACAGAACACCCAGCATTGAGTAAAGATGAAAAGACGCTATATTTTGCAAGCGATATGTCCGGGACCTTAGGAAGTTTTGATATTTATAAAGTAGCGATAAATGAGGATGGTACTTACGGAGAGCCAGAAAACTTAGGTGCAACCATCAATACAAAACACCGAGAACAATTTCCATATATTAGTGATTATGATGTGTTGTATTTTTCATCCATCGGTCATGAAGGCTATGGCGGTTTAGATGTCTTTAGAAGTAATATGGTTAATGGCCAGTTCGATAAACCTGTCAATCTGGGAAGTTCCATCAACAGCAATTTAGATGATTTTGCCTATACCGTTAGAGAAAAGAATAACGTTGGTTATGTGTCTTCAAATAGAACCGGTTACGATCGTATTTTTGGTTTCGCTAGAGAAGACAACATGCTTACAAAGTATCAAGTAGAAGGTATTGTACAAGACAAAAACAGCCAAGAGCTACTTACAGGCGCTTTGGTCACCTTGTTTAATGAATCTGGAAATGTGATTCAAGACACACTAGTTGGTGATGATGCCTATTATATTTTCAAAATAGAACCGAATAAAAAGTATAAGGTAAGAGGCACACGAAAAGCCTATATTCCGCAAGACGTAGAATTTTCAACAGATAGCAAAGGCAAAGTGCAACATAATATCTACTTGTCTTTAGAATCTTTTGCCGATGCTGAAGAGCGTGTTAAGGAAAACGAAAAAGGCGATGTTCAAGTGCAGTTGGATAAAATTTATTTTGATTTTGATAAATCGAATATTCGAAAAGATGCAGCAACAACTTTAAATGTACTGGTAGATTTAATGAAGAAATATCCATCTATGGAAGTGGAAGTGTCGGCACATACCGATGCGCGCGGACCAGATCAATACAACTTAGATTTATCTAAACGGAGAGCCGCATCCACTTTAGAATATTTAGTAAGTCAGGGCATTGATAGAAACCGATTAAAAAGTATCGGGTATGGTGAAATGCAACCACTAAACGACTGTGTTAAAGAAGACATCTGTGAAGATGAAGAGTATGATATTAACAGACGATGTGAATTTACAATATTGAATTAACCAAAAGTCTAAATAACCAAAATTATTTAAAAGACCTTTCCAATTTGGAAAGGCTTTTTTTATGCTGAATTTGTTTCAGTATGCTTATATTTGAATATAAATAAACAACTTTATGTATTTTTAAAATAGATAAAGAAAACCTTATGAAATATGATTAAGTTTTGGATTTTAACAATTTGTATATTTTTAATTCTGGCTTACTTTCTGAACAAAGTAATTTATAAGCATATTAGGGGTAATGAAAAAAAGGATAAAAGACTATGGAACATATATTATTGGGAAGGGTTAGTTGCCTTAAGTTCAGGATTAACATTTGTTATATTGTTTATTTTGAAATCGACCAATTTTTTGCCTTTTTAAATCTTGTCATTCCGGAGTTTATACTGAGCGCAGTCGAAGTAAACAAGAAACTAAATTCATAAGTATCAAAATACTATAAAATGTCACCCTGAGCGCAGTCGAAGGGTCTTTAATATGAACGAAAATCTAGACACAACAAACGAGAATTTTTCACCAGAAGAAATAGAGGTTGAAAAAAAGTTAAGACCCTTATCATTTGATGATTTCACCGGTCAGGATCAGGTATTGGAAAATCTTCAAATTTTTGTTCAAGCCGCTAATTTAAGAAGCGAAGCTTTAGATCACACACTTTTTCATGGCCCTCCTGGATTAGGAAAAACCACCTTAGCACATATTTTGGCTAACGAACTTAGTGTTGGCATAAAAGTAACCTCGGGTCCTGTTCTGGATAAACCCGGGGATTTAGCGGGATTGTTAACCAATTTAGAAGAACGCGATGTATTGTTTATTGATGAAATACACCGTCTAAGCCCTATCGTAGAAGAGTATTTATATTCGGCTATGGAGGATTATAAAATTGATATCATGATTGAATCTGGACCTAATGCAAGAACGGTTCAAATCAATCTGAGTCCATTTACTTTAATAGGTGCCACGACACGTTCGGGTTTGCTAACAGCTCCCATGCGTGCCCGTTTTGGGATTCAAAGTCGCCTACAATATTATAAAACGGATTTGCTAACGACCATTGTGCAACGTAGCGCTTCCATTTTAAATATGCCAACAAGCATGGAGGCCGCCATTGAAATTGCTGGAAGAAGTCGGGGCACGCCAAGAATAGCCAATGCCTTGTTAAGACGGGTTCGTGATTTCGCCCAAATTAAGGGTGACGGCACTATTGATATTAAAATCGCCAAATTCGCCTTAGAGGCGTTGCATGTGGATGCTCATGGTTTAGATGAAATGGATAATAAAATCCTGATGACCATTATAGAAAAGTTTAAAGGTGGCCCCGTTGGTGTTTCTACCATTGCCACGGCAGTCAGTGAAAGTACCGAAACCATTGAAGAGGTTTACGAGCCGTTTCTAATACAACAAGGTTTTATCATGCGCACGCCTCGAGGAAGAGAAGTTACGGAACTTGCCTATAAACATTTGGGAAAAATAAAAGGCTCTGTTCAAGGGGGTTTGTTTTAGAACAATCTAAATTAAAAGATAACAGACTAATTGATTATTAATGAGCATCTTGTGTCTTCTAACCGTATGACTAATAAATCGGACTTTTAACTATAATTTTAGAAGAGAATTCTTGTTTTTTTTACTTTTCGCGTGAAATAGATAACCCAAATCTAATTGAAATGAAACACACATGCTTTTTAAAAGTTATCGTTCTTGGTGTTTTTTTTACACTCAGTTCCTGTGTTACAGATCAAGACGATTATGTAAACACACCAGTTGAATCCAATTTAGAAAAGCGTCTTGCAGAACTATATGGCTCTAAGTCAGCGCTCATATTGCCAGCTTCTAACGACTTTTCGAAAATTCCTAGTGATGCGAATAATCCAATAACCCAGGCTAAAGTAGAACTGGGTAAATTTTTATTTCATGAAACGGCTCTAGGTGAAAACCCGAAATTGGAACAAGGAAGGGATACCTATTCTTGTGCGAGTTGTCATCATGCAGATGCTGGTTTTCAAAGCGGGATAATCCAAGGTATTGGAGAAGGTGGCATTGGCTTTGGAATAAAAGGGGAAGGACGTATAAAATCAACAGAATACCGAGAAGAAGATTTAGATATGCAACCCATAAGAAGTCCTAGTATTTTAAATACGGCGTATCAAGACGTCATGCTATGGAATGGTCAATTTGGAGCGGTAGGTACTAACGCAGGTACCGAAGCCAGTTGGAAAGCGGGAACGCCTATAGAGAATAACACCTTAGGATTTGAAGGTTTAGAAACTCAGGCTATCGCCGGAATTGAAGTTCATAGAATGGTATGCGATCCGGACTTTGTTGCCAGTTCACCTTATAAAGATTTGTTTGACAATGCTTTTCCAAATACGCCAATTGAAGACCGTTATACGCGAATAAAAGCAGGTCTCGCTATTGCGGCCTATGAAAGAACTGTTTTATCTAACCAAGCGCCTTTCCAAGACTGGTTAAAAGGGGATTATACGGCTATGGCTGAGGAGGAAATTGAAGGTGCGATGTTGTTTTTTGATAAAGGCCAATGTTACAGCTGCCACTCAGGGCCAGGTCTAAATGGTATGGAATTTCACGCATTGGGTATGAATGATTTGGCAGGTCCAAATGTGCTCACCGTGGTTAATGATGCTACAAAAAGAGGACGTGGTGGATTCACAGGTAAAAGTGAGGATGATTATAAGTTTAAAACGCCACAATTATATAATCTTAATGATGTTAATTTTTTCGGTCACGGCGGCAGTTTTACATCGGTGGAAGCTATTGTTCGATACAAAAACAAAGCGAGACATGAGAACAATGGTGTGCCCTCGGATAAACTATCTCCAAAATTTGAGCCCTTAAATTTAGATGAGGCTGAAATTCATGCCCTGACTTTATTTATAGAAAAATCTTTATACGATCCGTATTTATCGCGGTACAAACCAGAGCGTTTGCCATCGGGATTCTGCTTTCCTAATGCAGATTCCCAATCGTCCTTAGATATGGGATGTAATTAAACGGTATACACTCATTTAGATTATAAGAACTATATTGTAGCTTATACCGTTTATAATTTAAAATGGGTTTGAAACAATTTGAATTGTAATTGGTATTAATTGTTTCAGACTGGTGCTAATGAAAAACACAACCCACACAAACCTCATAAAAACCGAAGCCAAACGCCTCGGTTTTTTATCTTGTGGTATAAGTAAAGCCGAATTTTTAGAAGAAGAAGCGCCAAGGTTAGAAAAGTGGTTGAACAAAAATATGCATGGGCAAATGCAATATATGGAAAATCATTTCGACAAGCGCTTGGATCCCACAAAACTCGTTGAAGGCTCTAAAAGTGTGATTTCATTATTGCTCAATTACTACCCTAACCAAGAGCAAACAGCTAATAGCTATAAGCTGTCAAAGTACGCCTACGGCACCGATTACCATTTTGTGATTAAGGATAAATTAAAATCACTTCTAAATTTTATTCAAGACAAAATAGGCGAAGTTCATGGGCGGGCTTTTGTAGATTCTGCGCCCGTTTTAGATAAAGCTTGGGCAGCCAAATCTGGATTAGGTTGGATTGGAAAACACAGTAATCTATTAACCCAACAGGTGGGCTCATTTTACTTTATTGCTGAACTTATTATTGATCTAGATTTAGAGTACGATTCGATAACTACAGATCATTGTGGCTCATGTACAGCATGTATTGATGCCTGCCCAACAGAAGCTATTACAGAACCATACGTTGTGGACGGAAGTAAATGTATTTCCTATTTTACCATAGAATTAAAAGAAAATATTCCCACTGAGTTTAAAGGAAAAATGGATGATTGGATGTTTGGTTGCGATATCTGTCAAGATGTATGCCCATGGAACAGGTTTTCAAAATCGCATAGCGAACCACTGTTTAATCCGCACCCCGAATTGTTATCCATGACTAAAAAAGATTGGGATGAGATAACTGAAGGTACTTTTAAAAAAGTTTTTAAAAATTCCGCAGTAAAACGGACTAAATTTTCAGGGTTACAAAGAAATATTGATTTTTTGGGATAAAATTATTAGATAATCTCTTTAGTAGATTCCCTTTTTATCAAAGCCGTTTCAAGTGTAATAATTTTTGGTGCTTTAGGCTTTTTGTCTTTAATTGCTCTTATCTCCTTATAAAGTTGTTTAAAAGCCGTTCTTCCCATTTGGTAACCAGGTTGGTCAATGGTAGTTAAAGTTGGAGATATTACCGAAGACATGAACCAATTGCTAAACCCAACGATACTAATATCATCAGGAATTTTAACCCCTTGTTTGTTAAATTCTGTCATGGCACCAATGGCTACTAAATCGGTATTTATAAAAATACCATCTACATCGTTATGGTCTTTTAATAATTGTTGCGCATTTCTTTTGCCTTCTTCAAAACTCATATCTCCGCATTCACATATATAAACTAAAGAGGGGTCGTACGCTAAATTATTATCCAATAAAGCTTTCTTGTAACCAAGAAACCTGTCTATGGAATTTTGAGGTAAAAGCGCACCCCTAAAATGTGCAATACGTTTGCAGCCTATATCTATTAAATGCTGTGTCGCGATGTAGGCAGCTTTACGATCATCAATGATTACTTTAGAGCATCTTACTATTTTGGCAATCTTATCAAACATAACCAGTGGTTTGTCTTGAGCTAAAACCTCATTTAGGTGATTAAAGTCTGCTGTTCCATTTGCCAACGATATAAGTATGCCGTCAACACGCTGGCTTAACAATAAGTCGATTTGTTTTTTTTCTAACTCATAAGATTCATTAGATTGAAGAATGATTACCAAGTATCCTTTTTTTTCAGCCTGCGAGATAATACCTTTAATTACATTTGAAAAGAAATGATGAACAATAACTGGAATTATTAAACCAATGGTTTTTGATTCTTTGGTTCTTAGGTTAACGGCAAACGTATTAGGCTTATAATTTAGCGTTCTTGCTAATTCTTTTACTAGCCCTTTTGTTTTTTTGCTCACATCGGGATAATCTTTTAAAGCTTTTGAAACTGTTGTAACAGAAATATTTAATTGTTCTGCAATTTGTTTTAATGTAACTGGTTTCATAAAAGTTCATCTAAATTTATAAGGATAAATATAGTTAAAAATTTAAATCGAAAACGTTTTCGTTAAAATCGAAAACGTTTTCGTTATCAAAATCATTTTTTTTATGAGCTACAAATGTAAATTAGTCAAAAATTAACTAAATATTTTATTAAATAACTAAATTAAGACAAAATGAATTTAACAAAGACAAAATGGGGTTTCGTGCTCTTAATGTTATTTTCTGTATCAGTAGTTTTTGCGCAATCAACAATTTCTGGAACAGTAAACGATCAAAGTGGAGTGCCGCTTGGGGGTGTGAACGTAATTTTAGACGGTACTTCTAAAGGATCTGTTTCTGATTTTGATGGGAACTATTCAATCAGTAATGTGGAAGATGGTACGTATACATTAACAGCGACTTTTATAGGGTATAAAACCTATACTGAAAGCGTAACTGTTCAAGGGGTAGATATTACTTTAAATTTTCAATTGGCAGAAGATGCTGCATCTTTAGATGAGATAGTGGTAACAGGAGTTGTTAACCCTAAATCTAAATTAGAATCTAGTGTTTCTGTTTCTACAATGGATGTGAAACTTATTGAACAAGCTTCTCCAAGAAGTGCAGGTGAGCTTTTTAGAAATATACCAGGTATTCGTGCTGAATCCTCGGGAGGAGAAGGGAATGCTAACTTTAACGTTCGTGGTGTACCAGTATCTTCTGGTGGGTCAAGATATTTTCAAATACAAGAAGATGGATTGCCATTAAACTTATTTGGTGATACGTCATTTGGAAATGCTGATAACTTTTTAAGAATTGATTCCAACATTGGCAGAGTTGAGGCAATTAGAGGTGGCTCTGCATCAACACAAACGTCCAATGGCCCAGCAGGTATTATTAACATGATTAGTAAAACAGGTTCTACAGAAGGGGGTTCTGCAGGAACTACTTTTGGTTTGGATTACCAAACTAGTAGACTGGATTTTGAATATGGTACACCATTAGGTAATGGTTTGTCTTATCACATAGGTGGATTTATGAGAACTGGTGAAGGGCCAAGGGAAATAGGTTATCAAGGTAATAAAGGAGGGCAATTTAAAGCGAACCTTACAAAAAGATTTGAAAATGGATATGTACGTGTTTATACTAAGTTTTTAAACGACAAATCTGTAATGTATTTACCAATGCCTATGCTATTGGAAGGCGATAATGCAAATCCTACCTTTTCAAATTTACCAGGTTTTGATATTACTAACGATGCGGTGCAGTCTGCTTATTTACAACAAAGTGCAGGGACTTCACCTTTTGATGGAACAAGACATGTAAATGATGTTAGAAATGGAAATAATCCTATTTCTAAATCTTTAGGCGCAGA encodes the following:
- the ruvB gene encoding Holliday junction branch migration DNA helicase RuvB produces the protein MNENLDTTNENFSPEEIEVEKKLRPLSFDDFTGQDQVLENLQIFVQAANLRSEALDHTLFHGPPGLGKTTLAHILANELSVGIKVTSGPVLDKPGDLAGLLTNLEERDVLFIDEIHRLSPIVEEYLYSAMEDYKIDIMIESGPNARTVQINLSPFTLIGATTRSGLLTAPMRARFGIQSRLQYYKTDLLTTIVQRSASILNMPTSMEAAIEIAGRSRGTPRIANALLRRVRDFAQIKGDGTIDIKIAKFALEALHVDAHGLDEMDNKILMTIIEKFKGGPVGVSTIATAVSESTETIEEVYEPFLIQQGFIMRTPRGREVTELAYKHLGKIKGSVQGGLF
- a CDS encoding PorP/SprF family type IX secretion system membrane protein, which translates into the protein MKHLNIYHRIVALLGLTLLSFQGFSQQDPQFTQYMYNMSIINPAYATAEEGILNLGGFYRTQWVGLEGAPKTGSFFAHTPINEKIELGLSFTNDNIGDVVNENNIYADFAYVLPVGLESNISFGLKAGFTFFDTNFNGFVLQSGNTSTDVAFNENITKTFPNLGIGAFFFTDTYYLGLSAPNMLSTKHIESENGIKATGVQNVHYFFTGGYVFDINENIKLKPAFMGKSVKGAPLALDLTANVLINEKLEAGLGYRIGDALSALVNFKITPELRIGYAYDYTTSNLGDFNSGSHEIFILFDVDLFGFKGGYDRSPRFF
- the queG gene encoding tRNA epoxyqueuosine(34) reductase QueG; amino-acid sequence: MKNTTHTNLIKTEAKRLGFLSCGISKAEFLEEEAPRLEKWLNKNMHGQMQYMENHFDKRLDPTKLVEGSKSVISLLLNYYPNQEQTANSYKLSKYAYGTDYHFVIKDKLKSLLNFIQDKIGEVHGRAFVDSAPVLDKAWAAKSGLGWIGKHSNLLTQQVGSFYFIAELIIDLDLEYDSITTDHCGSCTACIDACPTEAITEPYVVDGSKCISYFTIELKENIPTEFKGKMDDWMFGCDICQDVCPWNRFSKSHSEPLFNPHPELLSMTKKDWDEITEGTFKKVFKNSAVKRTKFSGLQRNIDFLG
- a CDS encoding LacI family DNA-binding transcriptional regulator, with amino-acid sequence MKPVTLKQIAEQLNISVTTVSKALKDYPDVSKKTKGLVKELARTLNYKPNTFAVNLRTKESKTIGLIIPVIVHHFFSNVIKGIISQAEKKGYLVIILQSNESYELEKKQIDLLLSQRVDGILISLANGTADFNHLNEVLAQDKPLVMFDKIAKIVRCSKVIIDDRKAAYIATQHLIDIGCKRIAHFRGALLPQNSIDRFLGYKKALLDNNLAYDPSLVYICECGDMSFEEGKRNAQQLLKDHNDVDGIFINTDLVAIGAMTEFNKQGVKIPDDISIVGFSNWFMSSVISPTLTTIDQPGYQMGRTAFKQLYKEIRAIKDKKPKAPKIITLETALIKRESTKEII
- a CDS encoding cytochrome-c peroxidase, whose translation is MKHTCFLKVIVLGVFFTLSSCVTDQDDYVNTPVESNLEKRLAELYGSKSALILPASNDFSKIPSDANNPITQAKVELGKFLFHETALGENPKLEQGRDTYSCASCHHADAGFQSGIIQGIGEGGIGFGIKGEGRIKSTEYREEDLDMQPIRSPSILNTAYQDVMLWNGQFGAVGTNAGTEASWKAGTPIENNTLGFEGLETQAIAGIEVHRMVCDPDFVASSPYKDLFDNAFPNTPIEDRYTRIKAGLAIAAYERTVLSNQAPFQDWLKGDYTAMAEEEIEGAMLFFDKGQCYSCHSGPGLNGMEFHALGMNDLAGPNVLTVVNDATKRGRGGFTGKSEDDYKFKTPQLYNLNDVNFFGHGGSFTSVEAIVRYKNKARHENNGVPSDKLSPKFEPLNLDEAEIHALTLFIEKSLYDPYLSRYKPERLPSGFCFPNADSQSSLDMGCN
- a CDS encoding OmpA family protein, yielding MKKHIYILASLLMVSGIALAQKGNLKRVNKLFEMRAYTEAAETYETKERTQEVLQNLADSYYFNVSLQKAIKTYRELFVTYGDSIDIEYHFRFAQALKGVKNYKEADKHLSMYYNRKVNTDAFMEHLEKTTPHTFTLEQLQNEGSNSDFGLTFYGDDKVAFASARNTDNPSYSWNELPYLDLYNATMTNEGMLKNIQPFSDAINTDSHESNAVFSKDGKTMYFNRTNSTRKKTDEQRIAHIKIYKAELIDSVWTNVTALPFTSNAYSTEHPALSKDEKTLYFASDMSGTLGSFDIYKVAINEDGTYGEPENLGATINTKHREQFPYISDYDVLYFSSIGHEGYGGLDVFRSNMVNGQFDKPVNLGSSINSNLDDFAYTVREKNNVGYVSSNRTGYDRIFGFAREDNMLTKYQVEGIVQDKNSQELLTGALVTLFNESGNVIQDTLVGDDAYYIFKIEPNKKYKVRGTRKAYIPQDVEFSTDSKGKVQHNIYLSLESFADAEERVKENEKGDVQVQLDKIYFDFDKSNIRKDAATTLNVLVDLMKKYPSMEVEVSAHTDARGPDQYNLDLSKRRAASTLEYLVSQGIDRNRLKSIGYGEMQPLNDCVKEDICEDEEYDINRRCEFTILN